The genome window AAATGACTTCCTAAGGAGGaatcttttaaaatattgttctCCGCCAAATTATTAAATGTTTTAGAAATTCTTCACTTACCCTAATCTTACCATAAAATGCTCAGATCCctggaaattggaaaaatttaattgacgtGGTTATCACCCGTCACTTTGCAATTCACCAGACAGCAACCTAAATTTAGTCACCCCTTCCCTTATTTCACAATAAAGTGACAATTAATTACAATCTCaagtaaaattttctaatttccaGGGTTGTAAGCATTTTATGGTAACACTATGGTAATTAAAAcattattaaaaatgtttaaagaaTTTTCAGAGAACAATATTGTAATATCCGacgaagaataaagacgacacaggttggtaaacgtttggggcggtttattagtTACAAGGAGTATTACGATGCGTCATGTaagagctccgaagagagacacacaGAAGACTAACGTAATCCAAAAGACACTCGTTCTTCTGACCAAGTTCAGGTCATAGACAAAGGAATGATATTCGAAGGGGGACACGTAACAATATTTTACAATTGGCCACGTGTTGATTACAGAATGCTTTAAATTGTGAATATTTCCCTTTCACCCTCTCCCCTCCGTGACAGCCAATCGCCACCTAGAGAAAAGTTTTCTAATTCCCAGGGTTCTACGCATTATAGAGTAACactattaatatttaaaaaattgctaaaaataattgataatttttcagggaacgatattttaaaataatcctCCTTGAACCCTCAGGAAGTCATTTACCCCTCTCTACCCTCCTCCACCAAATTAGGCATTATCGACTTTGCATTTACTGTGATCATTCTaagatataaattaaaaaggaCCATGTCTTGTATTTTTAGTTTTctttcttccttttttttgaaGCGTACGTTCCTTTTTTCTATCCATCTGCTTGACGTAACACTCCACCCAAGTTgcaaataaaatgtaaaaacaaaaaatatttattgcagATAGTTCAGTGTAACCAACCGGTCCTTAATTCCTCCATATCGGTTCTCAATTCTCTCTACAGATTAATAATACCCACATAATTACTCTGATTTCATATGAAGGAGGATACGCAGGCTGTGGACACGGACATCACGGCCACCCTGGGGCCGCCCATTGGTCCTGTTGCGGAACAACAACTCGTCACAGTGTCTGTCCCCAATGGCATCCTCCTTCCTATCGAATTAACCTCTAAAAGCTCTGAACTCCTCACTTGACCATTAACCAATGACTCCATAATGGCGTCCAATTAAAGTCCCacgttatattttttatactctTTATTCTAAACCTGAGAATGCTAATTTATCTACtgcaaaacgaaaaataaatccccaaaaaaaatggtttgaataattaaattatggaCCTGTCGTCTCGACATTTTGGCAAAGTTTCATAAGACGTTTGATATGCTCATCATCAGAAACCCCATGATTCATCTTCACCAAGTGAGACTTGAGGGTGGAAACCTGTTGATCCCTTCTGCCAGTGATTTTCATCTTGATCTCTAATGGATCCACCCATATGGTAGTCCCCAAAACCAATTGTACTCTGCCtcgataaaatttaattggcgATCGATTATCCTCTATCCACTTCTTCACACAGTTCATAGCAGACCAACTCCACTCCTCCTCATCATCATAAGGCATGATATTGCTCAAGAATATCTCGACGATGTGTGCAGCTGCAGCTCTCAACTCCTCCGATAATTCTAACAGACCAGAAACCACAACATCACGATATTCCAGACCTGTGTCGATGCACTTGAGATCCACGTACTTCGGTCGATCATCCGCATCCCTCTGGACAATATTAAGAATGGAGACCCTCTCATAATGTCCCTCATCACGTTTAAATCCATAAATTCCCCCGACGTAAATATTTCTATCCCTTATCCTGTTACCCTGAACAGCGAAGTACTGATTCACTCTGGCAACAATGGCCACATGTTCATGATCCCCAAACTTGGAGACTTGTCCCTGGAAGTCCATTCTCTCCAGAATTCTACCAGAAAAATGTGTGGCTGTGTGAACATACGTCAAGAGTAATTTTACAGTATCACCTTCCTCGACTGGAATTTTCGATTGATCAACATCCGGCAGGACCCAGTGTCTGTAGGGACAGTTAAATTTACTGGAGCAGTAACCAAAAGCCTTCACGTTATcacaaatggaaaaattctctttcTTTCTGTCCAGAGACCTCACAATTTTATCAGCAGCTTCCAGTTGATTCTTCGTCAATTTCACTCCTGATCGCTCCATTAAATCCAAAACTCCTCTGAGCTGGAGATCATTAGTTTCATCCAGAATGATCGTCACTTCCATAGCTTTTTGTCTGCACTTCAAGTTAGAAATCAATGACGAGAATCGAAAGTTAAATATCGATTTTGTTGTGGTAGCAATGGTATAATGAATCAGCCATTCAGCATCGGAGATACGTAAATCGAACAGAACACTGTCAGTGCAGATTAGCACAGGATATAATCCGGAAATAGCTAAATTCCAGTGATCCTTGATCGAGTGGATCTCATCAATGTGTGATTTACCATCAGCATATAGAATGTTACATTGTCCAGCTATTCGTTTCTTCAATTTTGCAGCTTCTCTTCTACTTCGACAGACAACTAGTGTCTTCACAGCTCGATAACGATCCCCCAAGAGCTCCACCAACTGATCAGGTTTATCAGCAATTCGAATCTGTCGTAATTTTGGTTGTACACCGCAGGATATGACGGCATCAGGATGAGAGCCAATACAGATGTAAGGATCACTGAATATTTCAGTGAATTTACCAAGAACCGTTGACCATTGCTCAGCAACAGCAATCAATTGTACAGTGAAGCCtttcaaattttcacattttcgttTGACAACACAGGTTTCCTTCAGGACATTTATCAACTCTGTCTTCTGTTTCTGTAGAATGATGTCGAGTTGATCAAAAATAATGTGTCGAATGTAGTCGAGATTCAGGACCTTGCGATAATGATCGTTGGATAAATATCTGTCGAGATAAGC of Diachasmimorpha longicaudata isolate KC_UGA_2023 chromosome 3, iyDiaLong2, whole genome shotgun sequence contains these proteins:
- the LOC135159975 gene encoding putative ATP-dependent RNA helicase TDRD12 is translated as MEDTDNFLQEPGELPSTAEEILVFNVVNPHHIIVGTVNNRSQQLDQISRKLAGLAKKYSKNVVDPPENGALTLVQGQLGTKAELPAWWCRGVVENYTETTSQYQISLPDHGVTVSLSRNEFITVPPNSLSEDYLAFPIALYHIVPGLIDCYPGNNNKKKYDMVIQKKWSPDAIHVTRCLIAGASKIYFDHIADSGGKKCGEIYLIIDEEVVPLRYTLVHSNFGVHLRNEDYAAIRELESHQPKDEVNDKESVILESPMIEVNDVPSVESKKTALSDDNSICYFDTSLSTSDKESYQEVFISNTRKCQRLTSIGEANFSITIYAALEEMEMKRIWKMPSFMWPAVSKCCDVLAVSPKRTGKTVGYVVPISNLVLAMKDQQEDNYPLVLVLCSSTNAAKNAHDIFSRILAHNADILIVSGFNGVDYRSLTAKLYNGCHIFISTPAYLDRYLSNDHYRKVLNLDYIRHIIFDQLDIILQKQKTELINVLKETCVVKRKCENLKGFTVQLIAVAEQWSTVLGKFTEIFSDPYICIGSHPDAVISCGVQPKLRQIRIADKPDQLVELLGDRYRAVKTLVVCRSRREAAKLKKRIAGQCNILYADGKSHIDEIHSIKDHWNLAISGLYPVLICTDSVLFDLRISDAEWLIHYTIATTTKSIFNFRFSSLISNLKCRQKAMEVTIILDETNDLQLRGVLDLMERSGVKLTKNQLEAADKIVRSLDRKKENFSICDNVKAFGYCSSKFNCPYRHWVLPDVDQSKIPVEEGDTVKLLLTYVHTATHFSGRILERMDFQGQVSKFGDHEHVAIVARVNQYFAVQGNRIRDRNIYVGGIYGFKRDEGHYERVSILNIVQRDADDRPKYVDLKCIDTGLEYRDVVVSGLLELSEELRAAAAHIVEIFLSNIMPYDDEEEWSWSAMNCVKKWIEDNRSPIKFYRGRVQLVLGTTIWVDPLEIKMKITGRRDQQVSTLKSHLVKMNHGVSDDEHIKRLMKLCQNVETTGP